From the Chloroflexus aurantiacus J-10-fl genome, one window contains:
- a CDS encoding HD family phosphohydrolase, which translates to MKAISHHRLSRWFVRPQWLWLSRNQLRQLLAALLLWTGIWFVLTFRLPGADGLQVGQPSPLSITAPEEVTFTSDVLTAERRTQAANNPDNLVYFNDPKIPIDQRRNLFTLLETIGRLRNDPTLDEAGRLRALSNLPSADVQLNTDQARLILALDDEEWSLLRTTILNLYDRAIERYDYAIDERALSQLRDRWLSFWLATTSLDTAQRELAQQITSAFLRVNRTLDNTATEERRAKAMAQVEPVEVKVLAGEMIIRAGEIVTPAHIEKLQATGAMPRPLGWSELLGYGLLAAILTAGISGYLHVFQPKLMTHPRALTTLMFSIVVTLLLARLTLLVYNERPIFFPLAVLAVVTTIVFTGQIGFAVSLLAAVVISVMEGNDLTLAATLFASCTSAILLTRQADRLRSFLIAGFGVTATITILETTFWLSQQAIFTLSGFSGWIATTVLSALANGGLTTILTFGLFNVVGRLAGQVTALQLMELAHPSQPLLRKLIREAPGTYYHSVAVGNLAEAAAEAIGADALLLRVAAYYHDIGKTIRPAFFTDNQMGRENVHDDLDPYISAQIIIDHVREGIKMARAAHLPEQIIDFIATHHGTGLVRHFYQLALQRYDHVDERDFRYPGPRPQTREQAILMLADSVEATVRAKAQHGKLIAKRNGDTSERTTPGAVTLDELVQSIIDARVREGELNDAPLTMRELGQIKTVFVNNLQSIYHPRVDYAPSLVRT; encoded by the coding sequence ATGAAAGCCATTTCACACCACCGGCTATCACGCTGGTTTGTTCGTCCACAGTGGTTATGGCTGTCGCGCAACCAGTTACGACAACTGCTGGCGGCACTTTTGTTGTGGACTGGCATCTGGTTCGTATTGACCTTTCGGTTGCCTGGTGCCGATGGCTTGCAGGTGGGTCAACCCAGCCCGCTGAGCATCACGGCACCAGAAGAGGTAACCTTCACCAGCGACGTGCTGACGGCAGAACGCCGTACTCAGGCGGCAAATAATCCTGACAACCTGGTTTATTTTAATGACCCGAAGATACCGATTGACCAACGACGCAATCTGTTCACCTTGCTGGAAACCATTGGCCGTCTGCGTAACGATCCGACGCTAGATGAAGCCGGTCGGCTGCGAGCGTTGAGTAATCTGCCCAGTGCCGATGTACAACTCAACACCGACCAGGCACGCCTGATCCTTGCCCTCGATGATGAAGAATGGTCGTTGCTACGCACAACCATTCTAAACCTTTATGATCGGGCAATTGAACGGTACGATTACGCAATCGATGAGCGAGCACTCAGCCAACTGCGCGATCGCTGGTTGAGTTTCTGGCTGGCAACAACCTCGCTCGATACCGCGCAACGGGAACTCGCGCAACAGATCACCTCGGCCTTTCTGCGCGTCAATCGGACATTAGACAATACAGCTACCGAAGAACGGCGGGCGAAGGCGATGGCCCAGGTCGAACCGGTTGAAGTAAAGGTGCTGGCCGGCGAGATGATTATCCGCGCAGGCGAGATCGTAACGCCGGCCCACATTGAGAAATTACAGGCAACCGGAGCAATGCCGCGCCCGCTGGGTTGGTCTGAACTGCTTGGGTACGGCTTACTGGCGGCGATCCTGACCGCAGGTATCAGTGGCTATCTCCACGTATTCCAGCCTAAACTGATGACCCATCCACGCGCACTTACCACCTTAATGTTCAGTATTGTAGTGACGCTGCTCCTGGCACGTCTCACCTTGCTGGTCTACAATGAACGACCCATCTTCTTCCCGCTGGCAGTGCTGGCAGTCGTTACTACGATTGTATTTACAGGTCAGATCGGCTTTGCCGTTAGCCTGCTGGCAGCGGTAGTGATTAGCGTGATGGAAGGGAATGATCTGACGCTGGCCGCAACCCTGTTTGCCAGTTGCACCAGTGCGATCCTGCTGACACGTCAGGCTGATCGGCTCCGTTCGTTTTTAATCGCCGGTTTCGGAGTTACGGCGACAATTACGATCCTGGAGACAACCTTCTGGCTAAGCCAGCAGGCCATCTTTACCCTTTCGGGCTTCAGTGGCTGGATCGCAACCACAGTGTTATCGGCACTTGCCAATGGTGGATTGACAACCATTCTCACCTTTGGCCTCTTTAATGTGGTTGGCCGACTGGCCGGTCAGGTAACGGCATTGCAGTTGATGGAACTGGCCCATCCATCACAACCACTCTTACGTAAACTGATTCGGGAAGCTCCGGGCACCTATTACCATAGCGTTGCGGTGGGTAATCTGGCCGAGGCCGCTGCCGAAGCTATCGGCGCCGATGCGCTCTTACTGCGGGTTGCGGCGTATTACCACGACATCGGCAAAACGATACGACCGGCATTTTTTACCGATAATCAAATGGGGCGTGAGAACGTCCATGATGATCTCGATCCGTACATCAGTGCCCAAATCATCATCGACCATGTACGTGAGGGGATCAAAATGGCGCGAGCTGCCCATCTTCCAGAGCAGATTATCGACTTTATCGCTACCCATCATGGAACCGGCCTGGTGCGCCATTTCTACCAACTCGCCTTACAACGTTACGACCACGTTGATGAGCGTGATTTTCGTTATCCCGGCCCACGTCCCCAAACCCGCGAACAGGCTATCCTGATGCTGGCCGACTCGGTTGAAGCGACGGTACGGGCCAAAGCCCAACACGGCAAACTCATCGCAAAGCGCAATGGCGACACGAGTGAACGAACAACGCCTGGCGCGGTAACGCTCGATGAGCTGGTGCAATCCATCATCGATGCGCGCGTTCGTGAAGGCGAACTCAACGATGCTCCGCTGACGATGCGCGAACTAGGGCAGATTAAAACCGTCTTTGTGAATAATCTCCAATCCATCTACCATCCCAGAGTGGATTATGCGCCATCGCTCGTGCGAACCTGA
- a CDS encoding guanylate kinase gives MEPFLNPILQGKPPQPLLVVISGPSGVGKDSVLMRMRELGFPFHFVVTANSRPQRPGEIDGVDYHFVTTERFREMIENDELLEWAEVYGQYKGIPKFEIRQAMASGRDVILRINVDGAATIKRLAPEAVFIFLAPASLDELRHRLLLRRTESPAEVERRLAMVADELAQLPNFDYVVINHADRLDEAVGQIRAIISAEKARVYPRRISL, from the coding sequence ATGGAACCATTTCTCAATCCGATTTTACAGGGCAAACCACCACAGCCACTGCTCGTCGTCATTTCAGGGCCATCGGGTGTGGGCAAAGACTCGGTCTTGATGCGCATGCGCGAGCTAGGCTTTCCGTTTCACTTTGTCGTCACGGCGAACAGTCGACCGCAGCGACCGGGCGAGATTGACGGTGTTGACTACCATTTTGTCACGACCGAGCGTTTTCGCGAGATGATCGAGAACGATGAACTGCTGGAGTGGGCCGAGGTCTACGGCCAGTATAAAGGGATTCCCAAATTCGAGATTCGGCAGGCAATGGCCAGTGGTCGCGATGTTATTCTACGAATTAACGTTGATGGTGCAGCAACAATTAAGCGGTTGGCTCCCGAAGCCGTCTTTATTTTTCTGGCGCCGGCTTCGCTCGACGAGCTACGCCACCGGCTCTTGCTCCGCCGAACCGAGTCGCCGGCGGAAGTGGAACGGCGGTTAGCCATGGTTGCCGATGAATTGGCCCAGTTACCCAATTTCGATTACGTCGTTATCAATCACGCCGACCGACTTGACGAAGCGGTTGGTCAGATCCGTGCCATTATTAGCGCTGAAAAGGCGCGCGTGTACCCGCGTCGAATTTCCCTCTAG
- a CDS encoding Rqc2 family fibronectin-binding protein, with product MYFDALTLTAVVEELRATVLDGRIQRVVLVGPLAIGLEVYRQGRRHYLLASADAQMARIHLISQRPTRGVDGETPFLLLLRKYVLGGRIVNIEQPPYERVVVLSITKPTESRKQTFDPDELIADDDNDDDLTADADHLLHCDLIVEPQDRRSNIILVDDNNIILDAIKRVSPRMSSRVVLPRRVYELPPPPDKRDPLRASAAEIEHLLGKGEPVKALVNAYRGVSPQIAREVLTRACGSIPQAGLALPAYTIAARLREIFAEPPAPHLVRNEQGPVAFAPYYPSHLAGDGATITVMPGMSAALEAFYTARQQPLGRDQRRADLLNRLRASREHIERQRDQIAAELARTAELDRLRWEGEMIFAFLHQLPPQATELVVEGERIALDPKRSPVEQAQERFRAYEKAKSARAILPERLAEIEQRLAGIDQFIALAAVADDSNQIDQIAAEAEEAGYLRSSATRRPPVRSRPLLIRSSDGLPIYVGRTARQNEEVTFRIARPTDWWLHARNIHGAHVIIRADHPPEQTIYEAAALAAYYSQARDDTAVEVDLCRRRAVRKIPGGPIGLVSYHPERTLRVRPQRCGEVVQKW from the coding sequence ATGTACTTTGATGCCCTGACTTTGACTGCCGTCGTGGAAGAATTGCGCGCAACGGTGCTCGATGGTCGCATCCAGCGCGTTGTCCTGGTTGGGCCGCTGGCGATTGGACTGGAAGTGTATCGACAGGGTCGGCGCCACTACCTGCTCGCCTCCGCCGATGCGCAAATGGCCCGTATTCACCTGATCAGTCAGCGCCCAACCCGCGGCGTTGACGGCGAAACGCCCTTTTTGCTGTTGCTGCGAAAATATGTGCTCGGTGGGCGGATTGTTAATATCGAACAACCTCCCTACGAGCGAGTTGTTGTGCTCAGTATAACGAAACCAACGGAGTCACGCAAACAGACCTTTGATCCCGATGAGCTGATCGCTGACGATGACAATGATGACGATCTGACGGCTGATGCCGATCATCTGTTGCATTGCGATCTCATCGTTGAGCCGCAAGATCGGCGCAGCAACATCATCTTAGTTGATGATAATAACATTATTCTCGACGCGATCAAGCGGGTTTCTCCCCGTATGAGCAGTCGGGTTGTCTTGCCCCGCCGGGTGTACGAATTGCCTCCACCACCAGATAAACGTGACCCTCTCCGGGCAAGTGCAGCCGAGATCGAGCACCTGCTGGGCAAGGGTGAACCGGTAAAAGCGTTAGTCAACGCCTATCGTGGTGTGTCACCCCAGATCGCCCGTGAGGTGTTGACGCGAGCCTGTGGCTCCATCCCCCAAGCCGGGCTGGCATTACCGGCATACACCATTGCTGCCCGGTTGCGTGAGATATTCGCCGAACCACCCGCCCCCCATCTGGTTAGGAACGAGCAGGGTCCTGTGGCTTTTGCGCCGTATTATCCATCGCATCTCGCCGGCGATGGTGCGACTATCACTGTCATGCCAGGGATGAGTGCGGCGCTGGAAGCCTTTTACACTGCCCGTCAGCAGCCCCTGGGCCGTGATCAGCGTCGGGCCGATTTGCTGAACCGTTTGCGTGCCAGCCGTGAGCATATCGAACGGCAACGTGATCAAATCGCTGCCGAGCTGGCGCGTACCGCCGAACTTGATCGCCTGCGCTGGGAGGGTGAGATGATCTTTGCCTTTCTTCACCAGTTGCCACCCCAGGCTACTGAGCTGGTGGTAGAGGGGGAACGGATTGCGCTTGACCCCAAACGCTCGCCGGTCGAACAGGCCCAAGAGCGATTCAGGGCGTATGAGAAAGCCAAGAGCGCACGTGCTATCTTGCCCGAACGCCTCGCTGAGATTGAACAACGCCTGGCCGGTATCGACCAGTTCATTGCCCTGGCAGCGGTAGCCGATGACTCAAACCAGATCGATCAGATTGCCGCCGAGGCTGAAGAGGCCGGCTATCTGCGTTCCTCAGCCACCCGTCGCCCACCCGTGCGGTCGCGTCCACTCCTGATCCGTTCAAGTGATGGCCTACCGATCTACGTTGGGCGTACCGCACGCCAGAATGAAGAAGTCACCTTTCGGATTGCTCGCCCAACCGACTGGTGGTTGCACGCCCGCAATATTCACGGTGCTCACGTGATTATTCGGGCCGATCATCCGCCTGAACAAACTATCTATGAAGCAGCCGCTCTGGCAGCGTATTACAGTCAGGCGCGTGATGATACGGCGGTAGAAGTCGATCTCTGTCGCCGACGGGCAGTCCGTAAAATCCCCGGTGGGCCGATTGGTCTGGTCAGCTACCATCCCGAACGTACATTGCGCGTGCGTCCACAACGTTGTGGCGAAGTGGTACAAAAGTGGTAG
- the apaG gene encoding Co2+/Mg2+ efflux protein ApaG: MRRPFYYRLSEGMRISVRPQYLPGHSFPPLQRFVFAYDVRIENISRRTAQLMSRRWLIYDSIGEELEVVGDGVVGLQPVLGPGDVHEYQSYCVLKSPRGWMEGEYFFRTLDNTTFAAIIPRFDLIADAEMIDDEERL; this comes from the coding sequence ATGCGCCGACCATTTTATTACCGTTTGAGTGAAGGGATGCGGATCAGTGTGCGTCCCCAATACCTACCGGGGCACTCATTCCCGCCACTACAACGCTTCGTCTTCGCCTACGATGTACGAATTGAAAATATTAGCCGACGAACAGCGCAGTTGATGAGTCGGCGCTGGCTCATTTACGACTCGATTGGTGAGGAACTGGAAGTTGTTGGTGATGGAGTGGTTGGGTTACAGCCGGTGCTCGGCCCCGGCGATGTCCACGAATACCAGAGCTACTGTGTGCTCAAGTCGCCACGCGGCTGGATGGAGGGAGAGTACTTTTTTCGCACCCTCGATAACACGACGTTCGCCGCCATCATTCCGCGTTTCGACCTGATCGCCGATGCGGAGATGATCGATGATGAGGAGAGATTATGA
- a CDS encoding LCP family protein produces the protein MTCSEARALLAAGIRPGTASSTRLRLKAHLDHCSACRTLHDQTDHDLLLNLLTQPVVSEQSPSQRPWLRYVLIALLALFAGWLGFQTGRVVWAAMTIRQNLEAMRLPTVVATPTPAMSVVAFTPLSSPQPLNVIQPTSVVPTAVSAAITPAITPTSIVRDVTIAASATPIRLPGIDGRMPVPTLMPTVGVNLPSSDVIHILLLGSDRRPGEGWATRADAIMVVRIEMATRRVALLSLPRDLIVAIPGYGYGRINSATVYGEQNPAIGGAELARRTVSQLLGLPIDHVVWADFTGFMAAVDAIGGIEVELAQPIYDPLYPTMDYGVTSVYFPAGKQWLDGAQALILSRTRHADSAYAREARQQMILLAIARRIREQDPVRQVELAAHVTTALRPHIRTDLSADDLLGLVWSLRDVNLASVERFALDADGVFEGLIEGDPYALTPRPGAIEALVQAFVRGK, from the coding sequence ATGACATGCAGTGAAGCACGTGCGCTCCTGGCAGCCGGTATTCGTCCCGGCACTGCTTCGAGCACCCGATTACGCTTGAAAGCTCACCTTGATCATTGTTCTGCCTGTCGTACTCTGCATGATCAGACTGACCACGATCTCTTACTAAACTTACTGACTCAACCGGTTGTTTCTGAGCAATCACCATCGCAACGCCCCTGGTTACGGTATGTGCTGATTGCACTCCTGGCACTCTTCGCCGGCTGGTTAGGCTTCCAGACCGGCCGGGTGGTTTGGGCAGCGATGACTATCCGGCAGAATCTGGAAGCGATGCGGTTGCCGACAGTGGTAGCCACACCGACGCCGGCGATGTCGGTGGTAGCATTTACCCCTCTCTCATCACCACAGCCGTTGAATGTTATCCAACCGACGTCAGTCGTTCCGACCGCAGTGTCGGCTGCCATTACGCCGGCGATCACACCAACATCCATTGTGCGTGACGTAACTATTGCTGCTTCAGCAACGCCGATCCGCTTGCCGGGGATTGATGGGCGGATGCCGGTGCCGACCTTGATGCCAACAGTGGGGGTCAATCTGCCATCGAGTGACGTGATCCATATCCTGCTGTTGGGGAGTGATCGGCGTCCCGGTGAAGGATGGGCAACCCGTGCCGATGCCATCATGGTGGTACGGATCGAGATGGCGACGCGCCGGGTGGCTTTGCTCTCGTTGCCGCGCGATCTGATCGTTGCGATTCCCGGCTACGGGTACGGGCGGATCAACAGTGCCACCGTGTACGGCGAGCAAAATCCGGCCATTGGCGGTGCTGAGTTGGCCAGGCGCACTGTTTCTCAGCTTCTTGGATTACCCATCGATCACGTCGTATGGGCCGACTTTACCGGTTTTATGGCCGCGGTTGATGCAATCGGTGGCATCGAAGTTGAGCTGGCGCAACCAATCTATGACCCCCTGTATCCCACGATGGATTATGGCGTGACATCGGTTTACTTTCCGGCAGGAAAGCAGTGGCTTGATGGTGCTCAGGCGTTGATTTTGAGCCGGACACGCCACGCTGATAGCGCTTATGCCCGTGAGGCGCGCCAGCAGATGATTTTGCTGGCGATTGCCCGACGGATTCGCGAACAAGACCCCGTTCGCCAGGTCGAGCTGGCTGCACACGTTACCACTGCTCTACGTCCGCACATCCGAACCGATCTCAGTGCAGACGATCTCCTGGGGCTGGTCTGGTCATTGCGGGATGTCAACCTGGCAAGTGTTGAACGCTTTGCGTTGGACGCGGATGGTGTGTTTGAGGGTCTGATCGAGGGTGATCCTTACGCACTGACGCCACGTCCTGGAGCGATTGAAGCCCTGGTACAGGCGTTTGTTCGCGGGAAGTAA
- a CDS encoding alpha/beta hydrolase family protein, whose amino-acid sequence MHLSRRLWWIGLLVAMLGLIAPATAAPIRNNIIDVDQFGDESDLPPNLLSDEEIERIDRLQNDATTPLAISDVSPDDGAVLISSANQFGFLDIETGDTVPVDAAVFDFFVPLPFLGFGQFSWQDERTLGVLAVNFFAVGNEDAFVTLSIDRYTGEVFATAVGIPDENIGIVSVAPNLTSWLIVREPPEAEEVEAEGFTIRHTLGLPSTVAARVNRIELPARLQRRVDLLRQQRPDLVSRLLFQQQQDGNTVEATRAPYDLFLYDATTGEERYVTSIPYASGLLNETWTSDSAYLAVSFFGVPDAEGRSFYNGSLFSEEIYRDVTGNLPPGQNPVIQNNNTYVIDFASGQTQVIRPDPALGAPILEAHDWAPGGQSLLIKAHHPAYLQGRTHPVYYPRFSSRTSFRFYDRGSDGQFRQTGTFEHPMLSGGDVAFAFSIADFVSPDEIIVRGVVGSNRHPYYYNRVSGELRNLADRAGAYYNVVSTSSSTRQIVFTHTSYTSPPDIYRLRWDGTALARLTWENEELRVEANLRQDPVTFTLRNGQVRVGTLIQSADAPFPPRDVRLIVWQEGGPNVPMINQWQANVENPYALLPSFGFALLITPVAGRHGYTPAVYNSLVDRGNFGQIDIDEQAEIVRQAIARGWTSAGKIGITGCSYGGYFVLQSIVRYPDLYAAANPQCAFIDLISDWALGSGPLVPYMEGLPPYKAISEYVKDSPSYGADRVKAAVLTFHGTDDFLPIVQNENFHLQLVNRGVPARMVRFIFEGHGLSMAENQLYAAQEQISWFRTHLK is encoded by the coding sequence ATGCACCTCTCCCGGCGGCTATGGTGGATCGGCCTACTGGTCGCAATGCTTGGTCTGATCGCCCCGGCCACTGCTGCACCCATCCGTAACAACATCATAGACGTGGATCAGTTCGGTGACGAATCTGACCTCCCACCCAACCTGCTCAGTGACGAAGAGATTGAACGCATTGATCGGTTGCAGAACGATGCCACCACCCCGCTCGCCATTAGTGACGTCAGCCCTGACGATGGCGCCGTCCTGATCAGTTCAGCAAACCAGTTTGGGTTTCTCGATATCGAAACCGGTGATACGGTGCCGGTGGATGCGGCAGTGTTTGACTTCTTTGTTCCCCTGCCCTTCCTGGGCTTTGGACAGTTTAGCTGGCAAGACGAACGTACCCTCGGTGTATTGGCAGTCAACTTTTTCGCGGTCGGTAACGAGGATGCTTTTGTCACACTCTCTATTGACCGGTATACTGGTGAAGTGTTTGCTACCGCGGTTGGTATTCCCGATGAAAACATCGGGATTGTCTCGGTTGCCCCTAACCTTACCAGTTGGCTGATTGTGCGCGAGCCGCCGGAGGCAGAGGAAGTTGAGGCGGAGGGATTCACCATTCGGCATACCCTTGGGCTGCCTTCCACAGTTGCGGCACGGGTCAACCGGATCGAATTGCCTGCCCGTTTACAACGACGGGTTGATCTCCTGCGGCAACAACGGCCTGATCTTGTCAGTCGGCTGCTCTTCCAGCAACAGCAAGATGGAAATACCGTCGAAGCGACGCGCGCACCTTACGACCTCTTCCTGTACGATGCTACGACCGGCGAGGAACGGTATGTTACCAGTATTCCATACGCCTCTGGCTTGCTCAACGAAACCTGGACGAGCGATTCGGCGTATCTGGCAGTCTCGTTTTTCGGTGTGCCTGATGCTGAGGGGCGTAGCTTCTACAACGGCTCACTCTTTTCTGAAGAGATCTATCGCGATGTGACCGGTAACCTGCCACCAGGCCAGAATCCGGTCATCCAGAACAACAATACGTATGTGATCGATTTCGCCAGTGGGCAGACACAGGTGATTCGACCCGATCCCGCTCTCGGTGCTCCTATTCTTGAAGCGCACGATTGGGCGCCGGGCGGCCAGTCACTGCTGATCAAGGCCCACCATCCGGCCTACCTCCAGGGGCGAACCCACCCTGTCTACTATCCACGGTTCTCCTCGCGTACCAGTTTCCGCTTCTACGACCGGGGCAGTGATGGCCAATTCCGCCAGACCGGAACGTTCGAGCATCCGATGCTCTCTGGTGGTGATGTTGCCTTTGCGTTCAGCATTGCCGATTTTGTCAGTCCCGATGAAATCATCGTGCGTGGTGTAGTAGGTAGCAATCGCCATCCCTACTACTACAACCGCGTTTCAGGCGAATTGCGCAATCTGGCCGACCGTGCCGGTGCCTATTACAACGTTGTGTCAACCAGCAGCAGTACACGCCAGATCGTCTTCACCCACACCTCTTACACCAGTCCACCGGACATCTACCGTCTACGTTGGGATGGAACGGCACTGGCTCGTCTGACCTGGGAGAATGAAGAGTTGCGGGTGGAAGCCAATTTACGACAAGACCCGGTGACCTTCACCCTCCGGAACGGTCAGGTGCGGGTAGGAACGCTGATCCAATCGGCAGATGCGCCCTTCCCACCACGCGATGTGCGCCTGATCGTCTGGCAAGAGGGCGGGCCAAACGTGCCAATGATCAATCAGTGGCAGGCCAACGTTGAGAACCCGTATGCACTCTTGCCCTCATTTGGCTTTGCGTTGCTGATTACACCGGTGGCCGGTCGCCACGGCTACACGCCGGCTGTTTACAACTCACTGGTGGATCGGGGTAATTTCGGCCAGATCGATATCGATGAGCAGGCCGAGATCGTTCGCCAGGCAATTGCGCGGGGCTGGACATCAGCCGGCAAGATCGGGATTACAGGATGCTCGTATGGTGGCTATTTCGTCTTGCAGAGCATTGTGCGGTATCCCGATCTCTACGCTGCCGCCAACCCACAATGTGCGTTCATTGACCTGATCAGTGATTGGGCATTAGGCAGTGGCCCGCTGGTGCCGTACATGGAAGGTTTACCCCCGTACAAAGCCATCAGTGAGTACGTCAAGGACTCGCCGAGCTACGGTGCTGATCGGGTGAAGGCAGCAGTGCTCACCTTCCACGGCACCGATGACTTCCTGCCGATTGTCCAGAACGAGAACTTCCATTTACAACTGGTCAACCGTGGGGTACCGGCTCGAATGGTACGGTTCATCTTTGAAGGTCACGGGTTGTCGATGGCAGAAAACCAGCTCTACGCCGCACAGGAACAGATCTCCTGGTTCCGTACCCATCTTAAGTAG
- a CDS encoding GatB/YqeY domain-containing protein: protein MSIQERLTNDLKEAMRAGDKVRVNAIRAARAALQAAQLDAAKQRFDAAVAEIEARHAGDPAAIEAAKANLAIDSHAALSDAEQEAVIAREIKRRRDAAEIYHKAGRSDLAAAEEAEIAILSEYLPKMLSPEELRPLVAAVIAELGVSGPAAMGKVMPVLLERFKGQAENRTISQVARELLSSA from the coding sequence ATGAGTATTCAAGAGCGCTTAACGAATGATTTGAAAGAGGCAATGCGTGCCGGCGACAAGGTTCGCGTAAATGCGATCCGGGCAGCGCGTGCAGCCCTACAAGCTGCACAGCTCGATGCCGCCAAGCAGCGGTTCGATGCGGCTGTGGCCGAGATTGAAGCCCGTCACGCTGGTGATCCGGCAGCCATTGAAGCGGCCAAGGCTAATCTCGCCATAGACAGTCATGCGGCCCTCAGTGATGCCGAGCAGGAAGCAGTCATTGCCCGCGAGATCAAGCGTCGGCGTGATGCCGCCGAGATTTATCACAAGGCTGGCCGTAGCGATCTGGCCGCTGCTGAAGAGGCGGAAATTGCCATTCTGAGTGAATATCTACCCAAAATGCTCAGCCCTGAGGAATTACGGCCACTGGTAGCAGCGGTGATTGCCGAATTGGGAGTAAGTGGCCCAGCAGCAATGGGCAAAGTGATGCCTGTTCTGCTCGAACGCTTCAAAGGTCAGGCCGAAAACCGTACAATCAGCCAGGTTGCGCGAGAACTCCTGAGTTCGGCGTAA
- a CDS encoding glucosaminidase domain-containing protein, translating to MYTADSPILGPQTAAMDQMSRYILSRPHGEYTEKDIADVIIPAYLRVCIPVGVDPVLAVAQMIHETGNLTSFWSQRPQRNPAGIGVTGQWQLHQPTDLRGWAYNTQRQRWEAGVSFATWADDAIPAHIGRLLAYALPEGSETPPQRELIAKALSYRPFPRAFRGSAQTIKQLGRAHNPLGAQGAGWASPGHTYGEAIARLANQILAVPLE from the coding sequence ATGTACACTGCCGACAGCCCAATTCTTGGCCCGCAAACCGCGGCAATGGATCAGATGAGCCGTTATATCCTCAGTCGTCCACACGGTGAGTATACCGAAAAGGATATTGCCGATGTGATTATTCCGGCGTATCTCCGGGTCTGTATCCCGGTCGGGGTTGATCCGGTGCTGGCAGTGGCCCAGATGATCCATGAGACCGGCAACCTTACCAGTTTCTGGAGCCAGCGCCCCCAACGGAATCCGGCGGGAATTGGGGTAACCGGGCAGTGGCAACTTCATCAGCCGACCGATCTGCGCGGGTGGGCGTATAATACCCAACGTCAGCGTTGGGAAGCCGGGGTAAGTTTTGCGACCTGGGCGGATGATGCGATTCCGGCCCATATTGGTCGTCTACTGGCTTATGCTCTGCCTGAAGGAAGTGAAACCCCACCGCAGCGGGAACTCATTGCCAAAGCGCTCAGCTACCGGCCATTCCCACGGGCGTTTCGCGGGAGCGCCCAAACCATCAAACAACTGGGTCGCGCCCACAATCCACTTGGTGCCCAGGGGGCCGGTTGGGCCAGTCCTGGCCATACCTACGGTGAGGCGATTGCGCGCCTGGCCAATCAAATTCTGGCTGTACCGCTGGAATGA
- a CDS encoding ferredoxin: MPYIIAEPCIGTKDASCVAVCPVDCIYEGDDQYYINPDECIDCGACEPECPVEAIFADDSVPEQWKSYIEKNRKFFEG; encoded by the coding sequence GTGCCGTACATTATCGCTGAGCCGTGTATCGGAACCAAGGATGCATCGTGCGTTGCCGTCTGCCCGGTTGATTGCATCTACGAGGGTGATGATCAGTACTACATCAATCCCGACGAGTGCATTGACTGTGGTGCCTGCGAGCCAGAGTGCCCGGTCGAGGCGATTTTCGCCGATGATTCGGTGCCGGAGCAGTGGAAGAGCTATATTGAGAAGAATCGCAAGTTCTTCGAGGGGTAG